CAACAACATCGATTTGTGCTTGACGCATTGCCTGGCTTGCTGCCATATTCCCGTCCCAAACTTCAACATCTCTTAATTCCATTTTATCAAATGCCATTATTATTTCTCCTCATCTTTCGCAGGCCACTGAGCTATCTCAGTTTCTTCATCTGCTTGTTCAGCGAACATTAAAAGTGATTTAGGGTTTGTAGGACAAACCTCAACACAGATACCACACCCTTTACAGTGATCCATATCCACACCAACCATTTTTTTATCACGTGAAATGATTGATATATCCGGACAATATACCCAACAAAACTGACAATCAATACAGAAGTCTTTGTTAAATACGGGTTTTAAGATTCTCCAGTCAGCAACACTTGCCGTAAATGAATTACTTTGTGAATAACTACGGTCTTCTTGGTGAGTTGTAGCGATTACCTCTGCAGCCTTACCGTCAAATGAGCGAAGCATAGCTCCTATTTCAAATTCATCCCATCCTTTATTTGCCATCATCAGCCCCCTATTTCACTTCATCGTATGCGCGTTGGATTGCAACCATATTCGCATCGATAATTTTTTGTGGTAGTTTTTTAAGGATTCTTTGCATACTCTCTTTAAAGAATTCCATATCATACATACCCGAAATTTTCATAAATGCTCCAAGCATCGGCGTATTTGGAATAGGACGACCAATAGTTTCTTGAGCGATTTTAATACAATCTACCGTATATACTTCTTTACCTTCCAACTTAGGTTGTTGTTTCACCAATTCATCTGTCGATAAATGAGTCGTAACTATGTACTTAGTTGTGTCTTTATGATTGATAGTTACATCAGAAGTAAATACTAAAGCAGGATCAATTACGAAAACATAATCCGGCTCCATATATTTTTCATGATTCATAATAACTTCATCATCAACACGATTATAAGCTGTCATAGCAGCTCCACGTTTTGCAGACCCGTAAAATGCGAATGCTTGAACATGTTTACCGGTTGTTGAAATAACATCTGCCAACCCCTTAGCACCCGTTACAGCACCCTGCCCAGCACGGCTATGCCATCTAATCTCTAGCATAAATTCTCCTTAAATTCTAGGAATTCTCTCTAATTTAGTTTATGTATTTTAGGGAAGTTGGTCTTAAAGTAAGCTTTTTGATTGGGTAGATGGGGATTTTGGAATACAATTTATAAAAATGAGCCCTTTTATAAAATAAAAAATAATTTACCGTTAATAGTTTATAACACAACTTAACTATCAAGGCTTTATTTAGTCCATTTTTCTGACAAATTTTACCCGAAATTACTCAAATATTTCACAGCTTCGTATGAGTTTTCAAAAAAGTTTGACGTGTATTGATTTAAATTTTCTTTAGTTCCGTAACCGCATAAAACCGCCAAAGATTTTACACCGGCATTTTTAGCCGAAAGTAAATCAAGTTCCGTATCGCCTATCATCCATATGTTATCATCTTTTGGCATCGATTCAAGTGCTTTAAGTATAGGTTCTGCATCGGGTTTTGGTTTCTCTACATGTTCGCGACCTATCAAAACTTTAAAGTGATGCATTAATCCAAAATGCTCCATTAATTCTTGTGAATAAAGTCCCGTCTTGGTTGTTACGATGCCAAGAGTTGCAAAAGAGCTTGCCAATTCAACAGCTTCTCTAGCTTTCGGAAGAAGTTCGGTTTTTATTTTTGAGATTATGCGATATCTTTTTTTATATGCATCTACATAATCCCAAACTTTTTCCTCCTCAACTCCAAGCTTTGCAAACATTACATCAAGCGGGTAACCTATAAGAGCCTGTATCTCTGCATCGGCAGGATTTAATCCCCCACAAACATTAAAAGCATGATGAAAAGTGGATGTTATTGCTTCTGTCGATTCTATAAGTGTACCGTCCAAATCAAAAAGTATTATCAATTATTTCTCCCACTTGATGTAGTTATGCCAGATGCCGCTTGGAGAGTTCTCTACGTTTTTTATATTTTTATTTATAACCGTTATTGAGTTTGGTATATATAAAAACAGATACGGATTATCATCAACTATTATTTTAAACATCTTTTTCCACATTTTTGATAACTTATTTTTATCTACTATGCTTTGAGACTCTTCTATTAACCTATCCATTTTTTCATTGTGGTATCCGACTATGTTAAAACCGCCTTTTGTATCGTTATCACTGTGCCAAAGCATATACGGATCCGGTGCAGGCGACAAATTCCAGCCAAGGAGTATGCTATCAAACTTTTTTGGAAAAACTACCATATTTAAAAATGCCTGCCACTCCATTACGCGCAAATTCACTATGACGCCTATTTTTTTTAGTTGATATTGAATTATCTGTACGGCATATGGACGAATTGCAGATGAGTTTGAAGTAACTATTTCAAATGTAAATGGATTAGACTCATCGTAACCTGCTTCTTCTAAAAGCTTTTTTGCTTTTTGCAAATCTTTTTTTGGAACCTTGACATCTTTGTTGTAAGCGATTGAACTTGGATGAAAAGGTCCTGTGCAAACCTCGGCATGTTTAAAAAATAAAATTTTTACTATCTCTTCTCTATCTATTGCACTTGATAGTGCTTCTCTTACTCGCGGGTCTTTAAATTTATCGCGTCTGAGGTTAAACCCGAGATAAGCGTATGAAAGAGATATTTTCTCATAAATATCAAACATATCAAAAAACTCGGGTGTAAGTTGACGTTCATACTGCATAGACTCAATTCCCCCAACATCAAGTTGCCCCGATTTTAACATCAAAAACCGTGTCATCGGGTCTGCTATAACGTGGTAAGATATCTCATCTATTTTCGGTCTGCCTTCAAAGTAATCCTCATTTGCTCTTAATATAATATTTTTAGAATGTTCAAGTTGATGTAGTTTATACGGTCCCGTTCCAATCGGGTTTGTATTGAACTTTGAGTTCATAAGATTTTTTTCATCTTTTAAAATATGTTTTGGGATTATCCCCATCATCCAAGTCTCAACAGCTTTAAAGTAAGGCTTTTTATAGTGAACTTTTAACTTATACTTATTTACTGTTTCTACTTCTTTTACAAATCTAAACCCTGAACTGTAAGGTGACGATATTTTGTCCGAGATAAGAACTTTGTATGTAAAAAGAACATCCTGACTTGTAAACTCCACACCGTCATGCCACTTTACACCTTCTCTTAATTCAAATACCAATGTTTTGTCATTTTCAAAGTAAAACTTTTTAGCCAAGTCCCCTATAATTGTCTGGGCATCTTTATCGTATTTTAAAAGTCCATTGAAAATATGTTCGGATATATCGGCTGAGCCTGAGTCGGTTGCCAAAATAGGATTTAATCTTGCAGGATTTGAACTAGTAGCCAGATGCAAGGTAGAAGCATAAAGGTTAAGAGTTAAAAATACTAAAAAAAATATACGCAAAATCTATCTCACTCTCTTATCGTTTACGCTAATTTTAGAGTTTTTCATTTTTATATTATATACCAAATCGTTTCCCTGCTCTTTTGCATAACCTTGTGAGAGTGCTATTATAGGAGCAGATTGAGTTATAGCTACAAACATAGGTTTTGATATTTGTAAAAATATATCTAAATCTATTTTGTCTAAAAGTTCCATAGGTCTTATA
The genomic region above belongs to Sulfurimonas lithotrophica and contains:
- a CDS encoding 4Fe-4S dicluster-binding protein, with translation MANKGWDEFEIGAMLRSFDGKAAEVIATTHQEDRSYSQSNSFTASVADWRILKPVFNKDFCIDCQFCWVYCPDISIISRDKKMVGVDMDHCKGCGICVEVCPTNPKSLLMFAEQADEETEIAQWPAKDEEK
- a CDS encoding pyruvate flavodoxin oxidoreductase subunit gamma, with the protein product MLEIRWHSRAGQGAVTGAKGLADVISTTGKHVQAFAFYGSAKRGAAMTAYNRVDDEVIMNHEKYMEPDYVFVIDPALVFTSDVTINHKDTTKYIVTTHLSTDELVKQQPKLEGKEVYTVDCIKIAQETIGRPIPNTPMLGAFMKISGMYDMEFFKESMQRILKKLPQKIIDANMVAIQRAYDEVK
- a CDS encoding HAD family hydrolase, with protein sequence MIILFDLDGTLIESTEAITSTFHHAFNVCGGLNPADAEIQALIGYPLDVMFAKLGVEEEKVWDYVDAYKKRYRIISKIKTELLPKAREAVELASSFATLGIVTTKTGLYSQELMEHFGLMHHFKVLIGREHVEKPKPDAEPILKALESMPKDDNIWMIGDTELDLLSAKNAGVKSLAVLCGYGTKENLNQYTSNFFENSYEAVKYLSNFG
- a CDS encoding peptide-binding protein; the encoded protein is MRIFFLVFLTLNLYASTLHLATSSNPARLNPILATDSGSADISEHIFNGLLKYDKDAQTIIGDLAKKFYFENDKTLVFELREGVKWHDGVEFTSQDVLFTYKVLISDKISSPYSSGFRFVKEVETVNKYKLKVHYKKPYFKAVETWMMGIIPKHILKDEKNLMNSKFNTNPIGTGPYKLHQLEHSKNIILRANEDYFEGRPKIDEISYHVIADPMTRFLMLKSGQLDVGGIESMQYERQLTPEFFDMFDIYEKISLSYAYLGFNLRRDKFKDPRVREALSSAIDREEIVKILFFKHAEVCTGPFHPSSIAYNKDVKVPKKDLQKAKKLLEEAGYDESNPFTFEIVTSNSSAIRPYAVQIIQYQLKKIGVIVNLRVMEWQAFLNMVVFPKKFDSILLGWNLSPAPDPYMLWHSDNDTKGGFNIVGYHNEKMDRLIEESQSIVDKNKLSKMWKKMFKIIVDDNPYLFLYIPNSITVINKNIKNVENSPSGIWHNYIKWEK